One part of the Sciurus carolinensis chromosome 4, mSciCar1.2, whole genome shotgun sequence genome encodes these proteins:
- the Slc39a14 gene encoding metal cation symporter ZIP14 isoform X2 yields the protein MKLPCPALHSCFLLTLLNIWRAAPEAHASSVDVQAVSATSFLEDLMHRYGEGGSLTLQQLKALLNHLDVGVGRDNVTQPGQGHRNLSTCFSSGDLFAAHNFSEQSRIGRSEFQEFCPTVLQQLDSQACTSENQENEENEQTEEGKPSAIEVWGYGLLCVTVISLCSLMGASVVPFMKKTFYKRLLLYFIALAIGTLYSNALFQLIPEAFGFNPLEDYYVSKSAVVFGGFYLFFFTEKILKMLLKQKNEHPHGHNHYASESLPSKKDQEEGVTEKLQNGDLDHMIPQHCNSEPDGKAPGADGKVIVGSLSVQDLQASQSACYWLKGVRYSDIGTLAWMITLSDGLHNFIDGLAIGASFTVSAFQGISTSVAILCEEFPHELGDFVILLNAGMSIQQALFFNFLSACCCYVGLAFGILAGSHFSANWIFALAGGMFLYIALADMFPEMNEVCQEDERKGSVLIPFVIQNLGLLTGFTIMLLLTMYSGQIQIG from the exons ATGAAGCTGCCATGCCCAGCCCTCCAcagctgcttcctgctgaccCTGCTCAACATATGGAGAGCTGCTCCCGAGGCCCATGCCTCTTCCGTGGACGTGCAGGCCGTCAGCGCCACCTCTTTCCTGGAGGACCTCATGCATCGCTATGGGGAGGGCGGCAGCCTCACCCTGCAGCAGCTGAAGGCCCTGCTCAACCACCTGGATGTGGGAGTGGGCCGGGATAACGTCACACAGCCTGGGCAGGGACACAGGAACCTCTCCACG TGCTTTAGTTCTGGAGACCTCTTCGCTGCTCACAATTTCAGCGAGCAGTCTCGGATCGGGAGGAGTGAGTTCCAGGAGTTCTGCCCCACCGTTCTCCAGCAGCTGGATTCTCAGGCCTGCACCTCTGAGAACCAAGAGAATGAGGAGAACGAGCAGACAGAGGAGGGGAAGCCGAGCGCCATCGAAG TGTGGGGATACGGTCTCCTCTGTGTCACCGTTatctccctctgctccctcatGGGGGCCAGCGTGGTGCCCTTCATGAAGAAGACCTTTTACAAGCGACTGCTGCTCTACTTCATAGCTCTGGCGATTGGAACCCTCTACTCCAACGCCCTCTTCCAGCTCATCCCTGAG GCTTTTGGTTTCAACCCACTGGAAGATTATTATGTCTCCAAGTCTGCGGTGGTGTTTGGTGGcttctaccttttctttttcacagaGAAGATCTTAAAGATGCTTCTTAAGCAGAAAAACGAG CATCCTCACGGACATAACCATTATGCCTCGGAGTCGCTTCCTTCCAagaaggaccaggaggagggcGTGACAGAGAAGCTGCAGAATGGGGATCTGGACCACATGATTCCTCAGCACTGCAACAGCGAGCCCGATGGCAAGGCCCCGGGGGCAGATGGGAAGGTCATCGTGGGCTCACTGTCTGTGCAG GACCTACAGGCTTCCCAAAGTGCCTGTTACTGGCTGAAGGGCGTCCGCTACTCTGATATTGGCACCCTGGCCTGGATGATCACCCTGAGTGACGGCCTCCACAACTTCATCGATGGCCTAGCCATTGGTGCCTCCTTCACCGTGTCTGCTTTCCAAGGCATCAGCACGTCAGTGGCCATCCTCTGCGAGGAGTTCCCACACGAGCTGG GAGACTTTGTCATCCTGCTCAATGCCGGGATGAGTATCCAGCAGGCTCTGTTCTTCAACTTCCTTTCTGCCTGCTGCTGCTACGTGGGTCTGGCCTTTGGCATCCTGGCCGGCAGCCACTTCTCTGCCAACTGGATTTTTGCACTGGCTGGAGGAATGTTCTTGTATATTGCTCTGGCTGACATG tttcctgagATGAATGAAGTCTGCCAAGAGGATGAAAGGAAGGGCAGCGTCCTGATCCCCTTTGTCATTCAGAACCTGGGCCTCTTGACCGGCTTCACCATCATGCTGCTCCTCACCATGTACTCAGGGCAGATCCAGATCGGGTAG
- the Slc39a14 gene encoding metal cation symporter ZIP14 isoform X1 has translation MKLPCPALHSCFLLTLLNIWRAAPEAHASSVDVQAVSATSFLEDLMHRYGEGGSLTLQQLKALLNHLDVGVGRDNVTQPGQGHRNLSTCFSSGDLFAAHNFSEQSRIGRSEFQEFCPTVLQQLDSQACTSENQENEENEQTEEGKPSAIEVWGFGFLSVSLINLASLLGVLVLPCTEKAFFSHVLTYFIALSIGTLLSNALFQLIPEAFGFNPLEDYYVSKSAVVFGGFYLFFFTEKILKMLLKQKNEHPHGHNHYASESLPSKKDQEEGVTEKLQNGDLDHMIPQHCNSEPDGKAPGADGKVIVGSLSVQDLQASQSACYWLKGVRYSDIGTLAWMITLSDGLHNFIDGLAIGASFTVSAFQGISTSVAILCEEFPHELGDFVILLNAGMSIQQALFFNFLSACCCYVGLAFGILAGSHFSANWIFALAGGMFLYIALADMFPEMNEVCQEDERKGSVLIPFVIQNLGLLTGFTIMLLLTMYSGQIQIG, from the exons ATGAAGCTGCCATGCCCAGCCCTCCAcagctgcttcctgctgaccCTGCTCAACATATGGAGAGCTGCTCCCGAGGCCCATGCCTCTTCCGTGGACGTGCAGGCCGTCAGCGCCACCTCTTTCCTGGAGGACCTCATGCATCGCTATGGGGAGGGCGGCAGCCTCACCCTGCAGCAGCTGAAGGCCCTGCTCAACCACCTGGATGTGGGAGTGGGCCGGGATAACGTCACACAGCCTGGGCAGGGACACAGGAACCTCTCCACG TGCTTTAGTTCTGGAGACCTCTTCGCTGCTCACAATTTCAGCGAGCAGTCTCGGATCGGGAGGAGTGAGTTCCAGGAGTTCTGCCCCACCGTTCTCCAGCAGCTGGATTCTCAGGCCTGCACCTCTGAGAACCAAGAGAATGAGGAGAACGAGCAGACAGAGGAGGGGAAGCCGAGCGCCATCGAAG TGTGGGGCTTTGGTTTCCTCAGTGTCTCACTGATTAACCTGGCCTCTCTCCTGGGAGTCCTCGTCCTGCCGTGCACGGAGAAAGCGTTTTTCAGCCACGTGCTCACTTACTTCATCGCCCTGTCCATTGGAACGCTGCTCTCTAACGCGCTCTTCCAGCTCATCCCAGAG GCTTTTGGTTTCAACCCACTGGAAGATTATTATGTCTCCAAGTCTGCGGTGGTGTTTGGTGGcttctaccttttctttttcacagaGAAGATCTTAAAGATGCTTCTTAAGCAGAAAAACGAG CATCCTCACGGACATAACCATTATGCCTCGGAGTCGCTTCCTTCCAagaaggaccaggaggagggcGTGACAGAGAAGCTGCAGAATGGGGATCTGGACCACATGATTCCTCAGCACTGCAACAGCGAGCCCGATGGCAAGGCCCCGGGGGCAGATGGGAAGGTCATCGTGGGCTCACTGTCTGTGCAG GACCTACAGGCTTCCCAAAGTGCCTGTTACTGGCTGAAGGGCGTCCGCTACTCTGATATTGGCACCCTGGCCTGGATGATCACCCTGAGTGACGGCCTCCACAACTTCATCGATGGCCTAGCCATTGGTGCCTCCTTCACCGTGTCTGCTTTCCAAGGCATCAGCACGTCAGTGGCCATCCTCTGCGAGGAGTTCCCACACGAGCTGG GAGACTTTGTCATCCTGCTCAATGCCGGGATGAGTATCCAGCAGGCTCTGTTCTTCAACTTCCTTTCTGCCTGCTGCTGCTACGTGGGTCTGGCCTTTGGCATCCTGGCCGGCAGCCACTTCTCTGCCAACTGGATTTTTGCACTGGCTGGAGGAATGTTCTTGTATATTGCTCTGGCTGACATG tttcctgagATGAATGAAGTCTGCCAAGAGGATGAAAGGAAGGGCAGCGTCCTGATCCCCTTTGTCATTCAGAACCTGGGCCTCTTGACCGGCTTCACCATCATGCTGCTCCTCACCATGTACTCAGGGCAGATCCAGATCGGGTAG